The Thermoplasma acidophilum DSM 1728 genome includes a window with the following:
- a CDS encoding MFS transporter produces the protein MGFFDEMDNMRMRPFHRKMEILASMGMFLDGYDLSVIAMAILLMPIQLKFSKPEYILVNVSALAGMIVGAPLLGRLSDRIGRKKIFDIDLILFVVFAITAGLATNFWMMFISRFMLGVGIGGDYPISSTIVSEFAPVKRRGTLLYAMVGMYWLGSLFSGIMNYTFAFTYYFWRYTFIIGGIVAIPIISLRMQIPESPRWLVSQGRADEASKVIENITGKEPDLNEGVIEGKEERSVRFRDLFSSGFLSKTVFVLSVWFLFDVASYGIGFYYPTMMREIGLSASALNTAGLRVIAEIGMIVAVGAIVGYAVAMMLADRVGRRVLTLVGVFVMFALLFLGSMVKIVSLIPLVSFFFSFVLFEQWVGAATLFYPTELYPTNYRSTIQGIATSVSRVGAIMGVVVFPLYPIFHSMFLFATLMFVAFVITVLFAPETKKKPLEKIWNAKA, from the coding sequence ATGGGTTTCTTCGATGAAATGGATAACATGAGGATGAGACCGTTCCACAGGAAGATGGAGATCCTGGCATCAATGGGCATGTTCCTGGATGGTTATGACCTTTCAGTGATAGCTATGGCAATACTGCTGATGCCAATACAGCTCAAGTTCAGCAAGCCTGAATACATACTTGTCAACGTGTCCGCATTAGCCGGCATGATTGTAGGCGCTCCGCTGCTTGGTAGGCTATCGGATCGCATAGGCAGAAAGAAGATATTTGACATAGATCTAATACTGTTCGTTGTTTTCGCTATAACCGCAGGCCTTGCGACTAACTTCTGGATGATGTTCATAAGCAGGTTCATGCTCGGCGTCGGCATAGGCGGTGATTATCCGATAAGTTCTACAATAGTATCAGAATTTGCACCGGTGAAGAGGCGCGGAACGCTGCTCTACGCCATGGTAGGTATGTACTGGCTCGGATCGCTGTTCTCCGGCATTATGAATTACACATTTGCCTTCACATATTACTTCTGGAGATACACGTTCATCATCGGCGGAATAGTCGCAATACCGATAATATCTTTGAGGATGCAGATCCCTGAATCGCCAAGATGGCTCGTAAGCCAGGGAAGGGCTGATGAGGCAAGCAAGGTCATAGAGAACATAACCGGAAAGGAGCCGGATCTGAACGAAGGTGTGATAGAGGGCAAGGAGGAAAGATCTGTCAGGTTCAGAGACCTCTTTTCATCAGGTTTTCTTTCCAAGACGGTATTTGTGCTTTCGGTATGGTTCCTCTTCGATGTGGCCTCATACGGTATAGGCTTCTACTACCCGACGATGATGAGGGAGATCGGACTGTCCGCTTCGGCACTCAACACTGCAGGCCTACGCGTGATCGCTGAGATCGGAATGATCGTGGCTGTGGGCGCAATTGTGGGCTATGCCGTCGCGATGATGCTGGCTGATCGTGTGGGAAGGCGCGTCCTCACATTGGTTGGCGTCTTCGTGATGTTTGCACTTCTGTTCCTAGGTTCAATGGTAAAAATTGTCTCGCTGATTCCGCTGGTATCATTCTTCTTCTCATTCGTCCTGTTTGAGCAGTGGGTTGGCGCTGCCACACTCTTCTACCCAACAGAGCTGTATCCGACAAACTACAGATCGACTATACAGGGAATAGCCACATCGGTTTCAAGGGTCGGTGCGATAATGGGCGTCGTGGTGTTTCCCCTGTACCCAATATTCCACTCGATGTTCCTGTTTGCTACCCTCATGTTCGTGGCCTTTGTGATAACGGTTCTGTTCGCACCAGAGACAAAGAAGAAACCACTTGAAAAGATATGGAATGCAAAAGCCTGA
- a CDS encoding nucleotidyltransferase family protein — protein sequence MIGAILAGGYGKRLKPITDSIPKALVEIKDNYTIMDRQLFDFSIMGIEAVYILSGYLGNKIEERYGSRYRDMNIYYLREEKPLGTLYSLRNLIDEVKDDDIVLRNGDTVTDVNFLNFLKKAQDQKYYITMYVTRMKSPFGIVETFGDQIVQFREKPELNHYINAGLYYIKSDAFPYFFEKYIDRDLETTVFPRMAREGLIGSYTEEAMWIGIDSEKDLERIRADYRNREDYPWGYLKVLYDDDRSRLLEYAIKAGSDTEIDCGDGCILRIQSGLGTFGDSSDEKFRNGDVRSISGKVRVNAFENTRLELIISKK from the coding sequence ATGATAGGGGCTATACTGGCTGGTGGTTATGGTAAGAGGCTGAAGCCAATAACAGATTCGATACCGAAGGCGCTGGTTGAGATAAAGGATAATTACACCATAATGGATCGCCAGCTTTTCGACTTCAGCATCATGGGAATAGAAGCTGTCTATATTCTCTCTGGATATCTGGGCAACAAGATCGAGGAGCGTTACGGAAGCAGGTACAGGGACATGAACATATACTATCTCAGGGAGGAGAAACCTCTGGGAACGCTGTACTCGCTACGAAACCTCATCGATGAGGTAAAGGACGATGACATAGTGCTGAGGAACGGCGATACGGTTACGGATGTTAACTTCCTTAACTTTCTGAAGAAGGCACAGGATCAGAAGTATTACATAACCATGTACGTGACCAGGATGAAGAGTCCGTTTGGAATAGTGGAAACGTTCGGAGATCAGATCGTCCAGTTCAGGGAAAAGCCAGAACTGAATCATTACATCAATGCAGGTCTGTACTACATAAAGTCCGATGCGTTTCCATACTTCTTCGAGAAATACATAGACCGTGATCTTGAAACGACCGTATTTCCAAGGATGGCAAGGGAGGGGTTGATCGGATCCTATACCGAGGAGGCGATGTGGATAGGCATAGACAGCGAGAAGGATCTTGAAAGGATCAGGGCTGATTACAGGAACAGGGAAGATTATCCATGGGGATACTTGAAGGTTCTATACGATGATGATCGGTCCAGGCTGCTGGAATACGCCATAAAGGCCGGGTCCGATACAGAAATCGACTGCGGAGACGGCTGCATACTGCGTATCCAGTCAGGCCTAGGAACGTTCGGAGATTCATCCGACGAAAAATTCAGGAATGGAGATGTAAGGAGCATTTCAGGTAAGGTACGTGTAAACGCCTTTGAAAATACGAGGCTGGAATTAATCATCTCTAAAAAATAA
- a CDS encoding DUF6015 family protein produces MAIVTREKLLQALDNIYGKKGMSRPDVEDLSDFVLSFFGYDDYVLDNVLSPAERDVFYNLEEYGILETYREEISILHGKVWRVNQWRYRKDKIEELASATTERKNETNIYDEIFREM; encoded by the coding sequence ATGGCAATCGTAACTAGAGAGAAGCTTCTGCAGGCCCTTGATAACATTTACGGAAAAAAAGGAATGTCGAGGCCTGATGTGGAGGATCTTTCAGATTTCGTTCTTTCATTCTTCGGTTACGATGACTACGTTCTTGACAATGTTCTATCGCCAGCCGAGAGGGATGTTTTCTACAATCTGGAGGAATATGGTATCTTGGAAACCTACAGAGAGGAGATCTCAATTCTTCATGGAAAGGTCTGGAGAGTCAACCAGTGGCGTTACAGAAAGGACAAGATAGAGGAGCTTGCTTCAGCGACCACAGAACGCAAGAATGAGACGAATATCTACGACGAGATCTTCAGGGAAATGTAG
- a CDS encoding isoaspartyl peptidase/L-asparaginase, producing the protein MRNVLLIHGGVGSDPSFNGRLNGYAETASEELSALDNAVRAVIKMEDDPDFNAGTGSVPRIDGSIQMDAAVMIPGHFGSVINIERVKNPILVARDVMAKSPHIMMTGDGAVKFARLMGYPDYDPMTEKARNLLKKFEEDVEKNEVPDKFKIYFKYVRVHDTVGAVARVEGEFAGAVSTGGSFPMMRGRVGDSPIPGAGIYVGERGAVVATGVGEEIAKNVLSFRIYSRIGTGKLYDIIKEEVDKFSVPVGIIAIDEKDYAYYANKPMAVGIKEF; encoded by the coding sequence ATGAGGAACGTTCTTCTGATCCACGGTGGCGTCGGATCCGATCCATCTTTCAACGGCAGGCTCAACGGTTATGCAGAGACGGCATCAGAGGAGCTGAGTGCGCTGGACAATGCCGTCAGGGCAGTCATCAAGATGGAGGATGACCCGGACTTCAACGCTGGCACAGGATCGGTTCCAAGGATCGATGGCAGCATACAGATGGATGCTGCGGTAATGATACCCGGGCACTTTGGATCCGTAATAAACATTGAGAGGGTCAAGAATCCCATACTCGTTGCCAGGGACGTCATGGCAAAGTCACCACACATAATGATGACCGGCGACGGAGCTGTCAAGTTTGCCCGGCTCATGGGCTATCCCGATTACGACCCCATGACGGAGAAGGCCAGGAACCTCCTGAAGAAATTCGAAGAAGATGTGGAAAAGAACGAAGTGCCTGACAAGTTCAAGATATACTTCAAGTACGTACGCGTGCACGACACGGTTGGGGCAGTTGCGCGCGTTGAGGGTGAGTTTGCCGGTGCCGTTTCCACAGGTGGATCATTCCCCATGATGAGAGGACGAGTCGGTGATTCGCCCATACCTGGCGCTGGCATTTATGTCGGTGAGAGAGGTGCTGTGGTTGCCACCGGCGTTGGCGAGGAGATAGCCAAGAACGTGCTATCTTTCCGCATATACAGTAGAATAGGTACCGGAAAGCTCTACGACATAATAAAAGAGGAGGTTGACAAGTTCTCCGTTCCAGTTGGCATCATCGCCATAGATGAAAAGGATTATGCCTATTACGCCAACAAGCCAATGGCTGTGGGCATAAAGGAGTTCTGA
- a CDS encoding glycoside hydrolase family 57 protein — MKDVIFYFELHQPFRLRPVNLSDLKNGSRDVFWEEKNEEIFKRIAANNYIPATQSLMDYGIRSSFSLSGTFMEQASKYCPKVIDVIDDYVRSGQCELLSETYYHSLASIWNDEEFVRQVRMQESAIKKTFNYEPVSFRNTELIYNDHIAEVAKGMGFRNILAEGTDDIASRYDVNYRYAAPSGINLYLRNYPLSDDISFRFSNRAWADYPLTADKFARWISASSGEIVNLFMDYETFGEHQRPETGIFEFLRYLPMYFEENDVHTILVREAEARHRTRDFISVSKTTSWADKNRDLSAWMGNLMQINTFNRIRDCKDKIGDLWGYLQTSDIIYYMSIGNEQDFTVHEYFNPYRSPYLAFIYTNAILDNLCGKDYGKNVMQ; from the coding sequence ATGAAGGATGTGATATTCTATTTCGAACTACATCAGCCATTCCGTCTCCGGCCTGTAAATCTATCCGATTTGAAGAATGGCAGCAGGGACGTTTTCTGGGAGGAGAAGAACGAGGAGATATTCAAGAGGATAGCGGCAAACAATTACATTCCCGCAACCCAGAGCCTCATGGATTATGGTATAAGATCGTCCTTCTCGCTGTCAGGAACCTTCATGGAACAGGCCTCTAAGTACTGCCCGAAGGTGATCGACGTAATCGATGACTACGTGAGGAGCGGCCAGTGCGAGCTGCTGTCGGAAACGTACTACCATTCTCTTGCCTCCATATGGAACGATGAGGAGTTCGTGCGCCAGGTCAGGATGCAGGAAAGTGCCATAAAGAAGACGTTCAACTACGAACCTGTTTCATTCAGGAATACCGAGCTGATATACAATGATCACATAGCAGAGGTCGCTAAGGGAATGGGCTTTAGGAATATTCTTGCAGAGGGCACGGACGACATCGCAAGCAGATACGACGTTAACTACAGGTACGCTGCACCATCCGGCATAAACCTGTACCTGAGGAACTATCCCCTGAGCGATGACATATCATTCAGATTTTCAAACAGGGCATGGGCCGATTATCCACTTACGGCGGACAAATTCGCAAGATGGATTTCAGCATCGAGCGGTGAGATCGTGAATCTCTTCATGGATTACGAAACGTTCGGCGAACACCAGAGGCCGGAAACTGGAATATTTGAATTTCTGCGTTATCTGCCCATGTACTTCGAAGAGAATGACGTTCACACAATACTCGTCAGGGAGGCAGAGGCCAGGCACCGCACCAGGGATTTCATCAGCGTCAGCAAGACCACATCCTGGGCTGATAAGAACAGGGATCTGAGCGCGTGGATGGGCAATCTCATGCAGATCAACACCTTCAACAGGATAAGGGACTGCAAAGATAAGATCGGGGATCTATGGGGATATCTGCAGACTTCAGACATAATATACTACATGTCAATAGGAAACGAGCAGGATTTCACCGTGCATGAGTACTTCAATCCGTACCGATCACCGTATCTCGCTTTCATATACACGAACGCTATTCTTGACAACCTCTGCGGCAAGGATTACGGGAAAAATGTCATGCAGTGA
- a CDS encoding glycosyltransferase family 4 protein, protein MRISVIGWELPPAFSGGLGIHTVNLFSIIGQLRDVTLYVPDLGYDFPQYPFRVRKVRISKARFLSGYAVIDDFYETVMDYNDRVVEQFDPDGVDVVHCHDWITFSAGLRIREKYGIPLVVTFHSTEFDRSAFFNPQERIMSIERDGARNADRIICVSNLTRRMIVENYGADDTKIRTIYNGVDPYPYLSHPDEKRERDVLYFGRVTSQKGPKFFMEVAKKVLELDGSVKFTVAGTGELLPEMKRYAFENGFLNHMDFTGFVSFRRAISYYKRSSVFIIPAVSEPFGMTVLEAMISGTPVILSKTTGVGEALNHVLSADFWDTDKMALYTISILNHRGLLKTLSEYGKMEAMRFTWRRAALSTMEVYDSL, encoded by the coding sequence TTGAGGATATCCGTCATAGGATGGGAACTTCCACCCGCATTCTCCGGAGGGCTAGGAATACACACCGTTAACCTATTTTCCATAATCGGCCAACTTCGCGATGTCACGCTTTACGTTCCGGATCTTGGCTACGATTTTCCACAATACCCGTTTCGCGTAAGAAAGGTAAGGATCTCAAAGGCAAGATTTCTTTCTGGATATGCGGTGATAGATGACTTCTATGAAACCGTAATGGACTACAACGACAGAGTTGTTGAGCAGTTCGATCCGGATGGCGTAGATGTTGTTCACTGCCATGACTGGATAACATTCTCGGCCGGATTGAGGATCAGGGAAAAGTACGGCATACCTCTTGTTGTAACCTTCCACAGCACGGAGTTCGACAGATCGGCCTTTTTCAATCCACAGGAGAGGATAATGTCCATCGAGCGCGATGGTGCACGGAACGCAGACAGGATCATCTGCGTATCAAATCTAACAAGAAGGATGATCGTAGAAAATTACGGCGCTGATGATACGAAGATAAGGACAATTTACAACGGTGTTGATCCATACCCATACCTCAGCCATCCGGATGAGAAGAGAGAACGTGATGTTCTATACTTTGGCAGGGTAACCAGCCAGAAGGGACCGAAGTTCTTCATGGAGGTCGCCAAGAAGGTGCTTGAACTTGACGGGAGCGTCAAGTTCACAGTTGCAGGTACCGGCGAACTCCTACCGGAAATGAAGCGTTATGCCTTTGAAAATGGCTTCCTGAACCATATGGATTTTACTGGTTTCGTATCATTTAGGCGAGCGATTTCGTATTACAAGAGATCGTCCGTATTCATCATACCTGCTGTCTCTGAGCCGTTTGGAATGACTGTGTTGGAGGCAATGATCTCAGGCACGCCGGTCATACTGAGCAAGACCACCGGTGTCGGAGAGGCATTGAACCATGTTCTCTCTGCCGATTTCTGGGATACAGATAAAATGGCGCTCTACACCATATCGATACTGAACCATAGAGGACTCTTGAAGACGCTTTCGGAATACGGCAAGATGGAGGCCATGAGGTTCACATGGCGTAGGGCAGCCCTCAGCACAATGGAGGTGTACGATTCATTATGA